One segment of Mycolicibacterium neworleansense DNA contains the following:
- a CDS encoding GlsB/YeaQ/YmgE family stress response membrane protein codes for MDVLAATEILARSSTLTSVGWIGYIIIGAIAGWIAGKIVKGGGEGILMNIVIGIIGALIGGFLLSFFVDTASGGWWFTLFTAILGSVILLWIVGLVRRGS; via the coding sequence ATGGACGTATTGGCGGCTACCGAAATCCTGGCTCGTTCCTCCACGCTGACCAGTGTCGGCTGGATCGGCTACATCATCATCGGTGCGATCGCCGGGTGGATTGCGGGCAAGATCGTCAAGGGTGGTGGCGAGGGCATCCTGATGAACATCGTGATCGGCATCATCGGCGCGCTCATCGGTGGATTCCTTCTCAGCTTCTTCGTCGACACCGCTTCCGGCGGCTGGTGGTTCACCCTCTTCACCGCGATTCTCGGATCGGTGATCCTGCTCTGGATCGTCGGCCTGGTCCGCAGGGGCAGCTGA
- a CDS encoding SDR family oxidoreductase — MAEVLVTGGDTELGRTIAAGFLDAGHNVVIAGARREDLELTAKQLDVASIVFDNTDPASLESARSLFPHHLDTLVNVPAPLFESKDPRTFTLNDLATAWRNALDATVISAVLTVQIVGDHLRSGGSIVNVVPASPREGSAEAAVKAALADWTAGQAAYFGTRGITVNAIAPGLSAEPGYDGLGSTPPSVADEFARLALFLSTPAARHITGQTMHVSRGTLATLG, encoded by the coding sequence ATGGCGGAGGTGCTGGTCACCGGCGGCGACACCGAACTGGGCCGCACGATCGCGGCAGGTTTCCTCGACGCGGGCCACAACGTGGTCATCGCCGGCGCCCGTCGCGAAGACCTGGAGCTGACCGCCAAGCAGCTCGACGTCGCGTCGATCGTGTTCGACAACACCGATCCCGCCAGCCTCGAAAGCGCCCGCTCGCTGTTCCCCCACCACCTCGACACGCTGGTCAACGTCCCGGCGCCGCTGTTCGAGTCCAAGGACCCCCGCACCTTCACGCTGAACGACCTGGCCACCGCGTGGCGCAACGCGCTCGACGCCACCGTGATCTCCGCGGTGCTGACCGTGCAGATCGTCGGGGACCACCTGCGCTCGGGCGGTTCCATCGTCAACGTCGTGCCCGCGAGCCCGCGTGAGGGCAGTGCCGAGGCCGCCGTCAAGGCCGCCCTGGCCGATTGGACCGCCGGCCAGGCCGCGTACTTCGGTACCCGCGGAATCACCGTCAACGCCATCGCCCCCGGCCTGTCGGCCGAGCCCGGCTACGACGGGCTGGGCAGCACGCCGCCGTCGGTTGCCGACGAATTTGCCCGTCTCGCACTGTTTTTGAGTACGCCGGCGGCTCGCCACATCACCGGGCAGACGATGCACGTCAGCCGCGGTACGCTCGCCACCCTGGGATAG
- a CDS encoding CGNR zinc finger domain-containing protein produces MTTTWAGDSETKPAPDPLARIQALVNTIELPAGADRLADPADAAPWLAAHGLLAAGATPTAAELDLVRRVREALRALLIHNTGGPPPRADHLAVLQGLADASTARVGLDDDGQVWLSAAGQGVRERLLELLLVMRDAQLDGTWGRLKACANDECAWAFYDRSRNHGGTWCVMSECGNKLKNREFRARRRAGG; encoded by the coding sequence ATGACTACGACGTGGGCCGGCGACTCCGAGACCAAACCCGCGCCCGACCCCCTGGCCCGGATTCAGGCCCTGGTCAACACGATCGAGTTGCCGGCCGGAGCCGACCGCCTCGCCGATCCCGCCGACGCGGCGCCCTGGTTGGCGGCCCACGGCCTGCTCGCAGCGGGGGCGACTCCGACCGCAGCCGAGTTGGACCTGGTGCGCCGAGTACGCGAGGCGTTGCGCGCGCTGCTGATTCACAACACCGGCGGCCCGCCGCCGCGCGCCGATCACCTCGCCGTACTGCAGGGGCTCGCCGATGCGTCCACCGCACGGGTCGGTCTGGATGACGATGGGCAGGTGTGGTTGTCGGCCGCCGGGCAGGGCGTGCGTGAGCGCCTGCTGGAGCTGCTGCTGGTAATGCGCGACGCGCAGCTCGACGGCACGTGGGGACGCCTCAAGGCATGCGCGAACGACGAGTGCGCGTGGGCGTTCTACGACCGGTCGCGCAACCATGGCGGGACCTGGTGCGTGATGTCCGAGTGCGGAAACAAGTTGAAGAACCGCGAGTTCCGGGCTCGAAGACGCGCCGGCGGCTAG
- a CDS encoding LLM class F420-dependent oxidoreductase, with amino-acid sequence MTIRLGLQIPNFSYGTGVSELFPTVIAQAQEAETAGFDSVFVMDHFYQLPGLGTPDQPMLEAYTALGALATATERVQLGTLVTGNTYRNPTLLAKAITTLDVISQGRAILGIGTGWFELEHDQLGYEFGTFTDRFNKLGEALQIILPMLAGERPTFSGKYYRTVEAMANPRFRDHIPLMIGGSGEKKTIPLAARYFDHLNIIANFDELPRKLDVIRQECERIDRDPATLETSMLVIALIGEQFTADAIPPDFQNRAVFGSAEQIAEQLKTKLFDAGVNGVILSPVTLGGYVPGGITAAAEALKPLISG; translated from the coding sequence GTGACAATCCGACTCGGACTCCAGATCCCCAACTTCTCCTACGGCACCGGCGTTTCCGAACTCTTCCCGACCGTCATCGCCCAAGCTCAGGAAGCCGAGACCGCCGGTTTCGACTCCGTCTTCGTGATGGACCACTTCTATCAGCTGCCTGGTCTCGGCACTCCCGACCAGCCGATGCTGGAGGCCTACACCGCGCTGGGCGCGTTGGCGACCGCGACCGAACGGGTACAGCTGGGCACCCTGGTCACCGGCAACACCTACCGGAACCCGACGCTGCTGGCCAAGGCCATCACCACGCTCGACGTGATCAGTCAGGGCCGCGCCATCCTGGGCATCGGCACCGGCTGGTTCGAGCTCGAACACGACCAGCTCGGCTACGAGTTCGGCACCTTCACCGACCGCTTCAACAAGCTCGGCGAGGCGCTGCAGATCATCCTGCCGATGCTCGCCGGCGAGCGGCCGACGTTCAGCGGCAAGTACTACCGCACGGTCGAAGCAATGGCCAATCCCCGCTTCCGGGACCACATTCCGCTGATGATCGGCGGCAGCGGCGAGAAGAAGACCATCCCGCTGGCGGCCCGGTACTTCGACCACCTCAACATCATCGCGAACTTCGACGAACTGCCCCGCAAGCTCGACGTGATCCGGCAGGAGTGCGAGCGGATCGACCGGGATCCGGCCACTCTGGAGACCAGCATGCTGGTGATCGCTCTGATCGGCGAGCAGTTCACCGCTGACGCGATCCCGCCCGACTTCCAGAACCGTGCCGTGTTCGGCAGTGCAGAGCAGATCGCCGAACAGCTCAAGACCAAGCTCTTCGATGCCGGGGTGAACGGGGTGATCCTCAGCCCGGTGACCCTCGGCGGCTACGTGCCCGGCGGCATCACGGCCGCTGCCGAGGCATTGAAACCACTGATATCCGGGTAA
- a CDS encoding sulfate/molybdate ABC transporter ATP-binding protein: MTLQVRAVVEKRGLDLEFDVPAGEVLAILGPNGAGKSTTLHSIAGLVGLDAGHVRVGDRVLTDAAAGVQVPTHARRVGLLLQESLLFPHLSVLANVVFGVRSGRRLGGRAADESAHRWLAEVDATDLAERRPRRLSGGQAQRVALARALAADPEVLLLDEPLAGLDVAVAASMRKVLRRVLGSGGRPAVLITHDLLDVLTLADRVIVVDDGRIVESGSAAEVLATPKSHFGARFAGVNLIGGTLAADGILTTSWGAHWHGTPAAEVLPGAPVVAVFSPASVSVYREEPHGSPRNTVAVIVGELDSRGPGIRVRADEQPDGAPGLAADITAESAAELRLAPGDTVYFSVKAQEVAVHPAGIGSCSPGPA; this comes from the coding sequence ATGACCCTGCAAGTGCGTGCCGTGGTCGAGAAGCGCGGCCTGGACCTGGAATTCGATGTACCGGCCGGGGAGGTGCTGGCGATACTGGGCCCCAACGGCGCCGGTAAATCGACCACGCTGCATTCGATCGCCGGGCTGGTCGGACTGGATGCCGGGCACGTCCGGGTGGGGGATCGGGTGCTGACCGATGCGGCTGCCGGGGTGCAGGTGCCGACCCATGCCCGCCGGGTGGGCCTGTTGTTGCAGGAGTCTCTGCTGTTTCCGCACCTGAGCGTGCTGGCCAACGTCGTGTTCGGGGTGCGCAGTGGGCGTCGGCTGGGTGGCCGGGCCGCGGACGAGAGTGCTCACCGGTGGCTGGCCGAGGTCGACGCCACCGATCTGGCCGAACGGCGGCCCCGGCGGCTGTCGGGCGGACAGGCTCAGCGGGTGGCGCTGGCGCGGGCGCTGGCCGCCGACCCCGAGGTGCTGTTGCTCGACGAGCCGCTGGCCGGTTTGGACGTCGCCGTGGCGGCGTCGATGCGCAAGGTGCTGCGGCGGGTACTGGGCAGCGGTGGCAGGCCGGCGGTGCTGATCACCCATGACCTGCTGGACGTGCTCACGCTGGCCGATCGCGTGATCGTGGTGGACGACGGGCGAATCGTCGAAAGTGGTTCTGCCGCGGAGGTATTGGCGACGCCGAAGAGTCACTTCGGGGCCCGGTTCGCCGGGGTGAACCTGATCGGCGGCACGCTGGCCGCCGATGGCATCCTGACCACGTCATGGGGCGCGCACTGGCACGGCACGCCTGCGGCCGAGGTCCTGCCCGGCGCGCCGGTGGTGGCGGTGTTCTCACCCGCGTCGGTCTCGGTGTATCGGGAGGAGCCGCACGGCAGCCCGCGCAACACCGTCGCGGTGATCGTCGGCGAGCTCGACAGTCGAGGGCCCGGCATCCGGGTGCGGGCCGATGAACAGCCTGACGGCGCCCCCGGTCTGGCCGCGGACATCACCGCGGAGTCGGCCGCCGAGCTGCGGCTGGCCCCGGGGGACACGGTGTACTTCTCGGTGAAGGCGCAGGAGGTTGCCGTGCACCCCGCAGGTATCGGGAGTTGCTCACCCGGCCCGGCGTAA
- a CDS encoding ABC transporter permease: protein MTNPPRLPRWIFFPAAVGAIFVVLPLVAMVAKVDWPRFGSLITSPSSTAALKLSLETSLASTVLCVLFGVPLALVLARTDGPVTRTVRPLILLPLVLPPVVGGIALLYAFGRLGLVGRHLEGAGIQIAFTTMAVVLAQTFVSLPFLVISLEGAARTAGADFEIVAATLGASPATVWWRVTLPLLGPGLMSGAVLAFARSLGEFGATLTFAGSRQGVTRTLPLEIYLQRESDADAAVALSVLLVVVAAVVVVGLGSRRLRAGGWT, encoded by the coding sequence GTGACGAATCCGCCACGGCTTCCGCGGTGGATATTTTTTCCCGCCGCAGTGGGCGCCATATTCGTCGTACTGCCCCTGGTGGCGATGGTGGCAAAGGTGGACTGGCCGCGGTTCGGGTCGCTGATCACCAGTCCGTCGTCGACCGCGGCGTTGAAGCTCAGCCTGGAAACCTCGCTGGCCAGCACGGTGCTGTGCGTGCTGTTCGGGGTTCCGCTGGCGCTGGTGCTGGCTCGCACCGACGGGCCCGTCACCAGGACCGTTCGGCCGTTGATCCTGCTGCCGCTGGTGCTTCCACCGGTGGTCGGCGGCATCGCGCTGCTGTATGCCTTCGGACGGCTCGGCCTGGTAGGCCGTCATCTGGAGGGCGCCGGGATTCAGATCGCCTTCACCACGATGGCGGTGGTGCTGGCGCAGACCTTCGTGTCATTGCCGTTCCTGGTCATCTCGCTGGAAGGGGCCGCCCGCACCGCGGGCGCCGATTTCGAGATCGTGGCGGCGACGCTGGGTGCCTCGCCGGCGACCGTGTGGTGGCGGGTGACCTTGCCGTTGTTGGGCCCAGGCCTGATGTCCGGAGCGGTGCTGGCCTTCGCGCGCTCCCTTGGCGAGTTCGGTGCCACGCTGACGTTCGCGGGGTCGCGCCAGGGCGTCACGCGCACCCTTCCGCTGGAGATCTACCTGCAGCGTGAGAGCGACGCCGACGCCGCGGTGGCGCTGTCGGTGCTGCTGGTCGTGGTGGCTGCCGTGGTGGTCGTCGGGCTCGGTAGCCGCCGGTTGCGGGCGGGTGGTTGGACATGA
- a CDS encoding NAD(P)/FAD-dependent oxidoreductase, producing MSHPGATASDRHKVVIIGSGFGGLTAAKTLKRADVDVKLIARTTHHLFQPLLYQVATGIISEGEIAPATRVILRKQKNAQVLLGDVTHIDLEKQTVDSVLLGHTYSTPYDSLIIAAGAGQSYFGNDHFAEFAPGMKSIDDALELRGRILGAFEQAERSSDPVRRAKLLTFTVVGAGPTGVEMAGQIAELADQTLRGSFRHIDPTEARVILLDAAPAVLPPMGEKLGKRAQARLEKMGVEVQLGAMVTDVDRNGLTVKDSDGTLRRIESACKVWSAGVSASPLGKDLAEQSGVELDRAGRVKVDPDLTIPGHPNVFVVGDMAAVDGVPGVAQGAIQGGRYAAKLIKREVAGTSPKIRAPFEYFDKGSMATVSRFSAVAKVGPVEFSGFFAWVCWLVLHLVYIVGFKSRLVTVLSWGVTFLSTKRGQLTITEQQAYARTRIEELEEIAASVQETEKAAS from the coding sequence ATGAGCCATCCCGGAGCTACGGCATCGGATCGGCATAAGGTAGTCATCATCGGATCGGGTTTCGGCGGCCTGACCGCCGCCAAGACCCTCAAACGTGCCGACGTCGACGTCAAGCTGATCGCCCGCACCACGCACCACCTGTTCCAGCCGCTGCTGTACCAGGTGGCCACCGGCATCATCTCCGAGGGCGAGATCGCCCCGGCCACCCGAGTGATCCTGCGCAAGCAGAAGAACGCCCAGGTGCTGTTGGGTGATGTCACCCACATCGATCTGGAGAAGCAGACGGTGGATTCGGTGCTGCTCGGGCACACCTACTCCACTCCGTACGACAGCCTCATCATCGCCGCCGGCGCCGGGCAGTCCTACTTCGGCAACGACCATTTCGCCGAGTTCGCACCCGGTATGAAGTCGATCGACGATGCACTCGAGCTCCGAGGCCGCATCCTCGGTGCGTTCGAACAGGCCGAGCGTTCCAGCGATCCGGTGCGCCGCGCCAAGCTGCTGACCTTCACCGTGGTGGGCGCCGGCCCGACCGGTGTCGAAATGGCCGGGCAGATCGCCGAATTGGCCGATCAGACCCTGCGCGGCAGCTTCCGCCACATCGATCCCACCGAGGCTCGGGTGATCCTGCTCGACGCCGCACCGGCCGTGTTGCCGCCGATGGGCGAAAAGCTGGGCAAACGGGCCCAGGCGCGGCTGGAGAAGATGGGGGTCGAGGTTCAGCTCGGCGCCATGGTGACCGACGTCGACCGCAACGGCCTGACCGTCAAGGATTCCGACGGCACGCTGCGGCGCATCGAATCGGCGTGCAAGGTGTGGTCGGCCGGCGTCTCCGCCAGCCCGCTGGGCAAAGATCTCGCCGAGCAGTCCGGGGTCGAACTGGACCGCGCCGGCCGGGTCAAGGTGGATCCCGACCTGACGATCCCCGGTCATCCCAACGTCTTCGTGGTCGGCGACATGGCCGCCGTCGACGGGGTGCCCGGCGTCGCCCAGGGCGCGATCCAGGGCGGCCGCTACGCGGCCAAGCTGATCAAGCGTGAGGTCGCCGGCACCAGCCCGAAGATCCGGGCCCCGTTCGAGTATTTCGACAAGGGCTCGATGGCGACGGTGTCGCGGTTCTCCGCGGTCGCCAAGGTCGGTCCGGTCGAGTTCTCCGGGTTCTTCGCCTGGGTGTGCTGGCTGGTACTGCACCTGGTGTACATCGTCGGGTTCAAGAGCCGGCTGGTGACGGTGCTGTCGTGGGGCGTGACGTTCCTGAGCACCAAGCGCGGGCAGCTCACCATCACCGAGCAGCAGGCCTACGCCCGCACCAGGATCGAAGAACTCGAAGAGATCGCGGCATCGGTGCAGGAAACCGAGAAAGCGGCGTCCTAG
- a CDS encoding zinc-binding alcohol dehydrogenase family protein: MTAWQVVTPGPVSSHPLQRVSVPMPQPGPDELLVAVLACGVCRTDLHVTEGDLDVHRPRVIPGHEVVGEVVAVGADAAGGYAPGDRVGVAWLRHTCGRCAYCLRGRENLCPSSRYTGWDADGGYAQFTTVPAAFALRLPSGYSDVELAPLLCAGIIGYRALLRTDLPPGGRLGLYGFGGSAHLTAQVALAQGARVHVMTRGERARELALALGASSVQGSADMPPEPLDAAILFAPVGDLVLPALEALDSGGVLAIAGIHLSDIPVLNYQRHLFQEREVRSVTANTRADARDFLAFADEHRLAVSTPVYGLDRADEALADLSAGRIAGAAVLQV, translated from the coding sequence ATGACGGCCTGGCAGGTCGTCACCCCTGGCCCGGTGAGTTCCCATCCGCTGCAACGGGTCAGCGTGCCCATGCCCCAGCCGGGTCCCGACGAGTTGCTCGTAGCGGTCCTGGCGTGCGGCGTGTGTCGCACTGACCTGCATGTGACAGAAGGCGATCTGGACGTACACCGCCCCCGTGTCATTCCCGGGCACGAGGTGGTGGGCGAGGTGGTCGCGGTCGGTGCCGACGCCGCCGGCGGGTATGCGCCCGGTGACCGCGTCGGGGTGGCCTGGCTGCGGCACACCTGCGGTCGGTGCGCCTATTGTCTGCGCGGGCGCGAGAATCTCTGCCCGTCGTCGCGCTACACGGGCTGGGACGCCGACGGCGGCTACGCCCAATTCACCACTGTTCCGGCCGCATTCGCGCTCCGGCTGCCTTCCGGCTACTCCGACGTCGAGCTCGCGCCGCTGCTGTGTGCGGGGATCATCGGCTATCGGGCACTGTTGCGTACCGACCTACCGCCGGGTGGACGGCTCGGACTCTACGGTTTCGGCGGCAGCGCACACCTGACGGCGCAGGTGGCGTTGGCGCAGGGAGCCCGCGTGCATGTGATGACCCGCGGCGAACGCGCCCGCGAACTGGCACTGGCGCTGGGCGCCTCGTCGGTGCAGGGCAGCGCGGACATGCCGCCCGAGCCGCTGGATGCCGCGATCCTGTTTGCCCCGGTGGGGGATCTGGTGTTGCCCGCGCTGGAGGCACTGGACTCCGGCGGTGTGCTGGCGATCGCGGGCATCCACCTCAGCGACATCCCGGTCTTGAACTATCAGCGGCACCTGTTCCAGGAGCGGGAGGTCCGGTCGGTGACCGCCAACACCCGTGCCGACGCCCGCGATTTCCTGGCGTTCGCCGATGAACATCGACTGGCGGTCAGCACGCCCGTATACGGCCTCGACCGCGCCGATGAGGCGCTGGCCGATCTGAGCGCGGGCCGCATCGCGGGTGCGGCCGTGCTGCAGGTTTAG
- the ureG gene encoding urease accessory protein UreG, protein MPPHLLDGEPHTHIDRPKRVRRPDEPLRIGVGGPVGSGKTALVAALCRQLRDDLSLAVLTNDIYTTEDADFLRRHAVLPDERIAAVQTGGCPHTAIRDDITANLDAIDDLIEANPGLDLILVESGGDNLTATFSSGLVDVQIFVVDVAGGDKVPRKGGPGVTYSDLLVVNKTDLAPLVGADLEVMRRDAAKVRADRPTALISLTEDPAAGPVLAWVREQLKVAQAPSA, encoded by the coding sequence ATGCCACCGCATTTGCTCGACGGCGAGCCCCACACCCACATCGACCGGCCCAAGCGGGTACGCCGGCCGGACGAGCCGCTGCGCATCGGCGTCGGCGGCCCCGTCGGATCCGGAAAGACCGCACTGGTGGCCGCGTTGTGCCGGCAGCTGCGCGACGACCTGTCACTGGCGGTGCTGACCAACGACATCTACACCACCGAGGACGCCGACTTCCTGCGCCGGCACGCGGTGCTTCCGGACGAGCGGATCGCGGCGGTGCAGACCGGGGGATGCCCGCACACCGCGATCCGTGACGACATCACCGCCAACCTCGATGCGATCGACGATCTGATCGAGGCCAATCCGGGACTCGACCTGATCCTCGTGGAATCCGGTGGCGACAACCTCACCGCGACGTTCTCGTCGGGCCTGGTGGATGTGCAGATCTTCGTCGTGGACGTGGCCGGGGGAGACAAGGTGCCCCGCAAGGGCGGGCCGGGCGTGACGTACTCGGATCTGTTGGTGGTCAACAAGACCGATCTGGCTCCGTTGGTGGGAGCCGATCTGGAGGTGATGCGCCGCGACGCGGCCAAGGTGCGCGCGGATCGCCCGACGGCGCTGATCTCTCTGACCGAGGATCCGGCGGCCGGTCCGGTGCTGGCCTGGGTGCGTGAGCAGTTGAAGGTCGCGCAGGCCCCGTCGGCGTGA
- a CDS encoding urease accessory protein UreD — protein MHSEVVIVASPGRLPRIEARGGLAGRCTEPDTVHLISTAATPLGGDTLTVRLVVEAGARLRIRTAAATMVLPGARTPQSSARWELEVAGQVDLDPQPTVVAGGSVHHAVTCLGIADTAQVRIRERVQIGRSGEREGFWSSALRADVGSTPLLRHRIELGCGAVGDDVLATPRACISELRYPATSFDAPGTVLELARGGSLATWQGDRLPPEAAEG, from the coding sequence ATGCATTCCGAAGTCGTCATCGTGGCCTCGCCGGGGCGGTTGCCGCGGATCGAGGCGCGTGGCGGGCTGGCCGGGCGCTGCACCGAACCCGATACAGTGCATCTCATCTCGACGGCCGCCACCCCGCTCGGTGGCGACACCCTGACGGTGCGACTGGTGGTGGAAGCCGGTGCACGGCTGCGGATTCGGACTGCGGCGGCGACGATGGTGCTCCCCGGGGCCCGGACACCGCAGTCGTCGGCGCGATGGGAGCTCGAGGTGGCCGGCCAGGTAGATCTCGACCCGCAGCCGACCGTGGTCGCCGGCGGTTCGGTGCATCATGCCGTGACTTGCCTGGGAATCGCCGACACCGCACAGGTGCGCATCCGGGAACGGGTACAGATCGGCAGATCCGGTGAGCGGGAGGGTTTCTGGTCCTCGGCGCTGCGCGCCGACGTCGGTTCGACGCCACTGTTGCGTCATCGCATCGAACTCGGCTGCGGGGCCGTGGGCGACGACGTGCTGGCCACCCCGCGAGCGTGCATCAGTGAACTACGTTATCCCGCAACTTCGTTCGATGCGCCCGGAACTGTCCTGGAACTGGCTCGAGGTGGCAGCCTGGCCACCTGGCAAGGGGACCGGCTGCCACCCGAGGCCGCAGAAGGCTAG
- a CDS encoding CPBP family intramembrane glutamic endopeptidase → MSDQSAVAAHPHPLVAQLSALHHFRIYADIGIVVVILTLTNLIAHFTTPWASIATVPAAAVGLLVLVRARGLGWTELGLGREHWRSGVGYALGAVALVVSVIAIGAALPWTRPMFMNDNYATISGALLASMVIIPLQTVIPEELAFRGVLHGALNRAWGFRGVAAGGSLLFGLWHIASSLGLTSENVGFTRLFGGGIFGMIAGVVLAVVATGAAGFVFTWLRRRSGSLIAPIALHWSLNGVGALAAALVWHLST, encoded by the coding sequence ATGTCTGATCAGAGCGCCGTGGCCGCGCATCCACATCCACTGGTGGCCCAGCTCTCGGCATTGCACCACTTCCGGATCTACGCCGACATCGGCATCGTCGTCGTCATCCTCACGCTGACCAACCTGATCGCGCATTTCACCACCCCGTGGGCCAGCATCGCCACGGTCCCGGCCGCCGCGGTCGGCCTGCTGGTCCTGGTGCGCGCCCGCGGCCTGGGTTGGACCGAACTGGGGCTGGGCCGCGAACACTGGCGCTCCGGCGTCGGCTACGCGCTGGGCGCCGTCGCACTCGTGGTGTCGGTGATCGCGATCGGGGCGGCGCTGCCGTGGACCCGGCCGATGTTCATGAACGACAACTACGCGACCATCTCGGGGGCGCTGCTCGCCTCGATGGTGATCATCCCGCTGCAGACCGTGATCCCCGAGGAGCTGGCGTTTCGTGGTGTGCTGCACGGAGCGCTGAACCGGGCCTGGGGTTTTCGCGGTGTCGCCGCGGGCGGTTCACTGCTGTTCGGTCTCTGGCACATCGCCAGTTCACTCGGGCTGACGAGCGAGAATGTCGGCTTCACCCGACTGTTCGGCGGCGGCATCTTCGGCATGATCGCCGGGGTGGTGCTGGCCGTGGTCGCCACCGGGGCGGCCGGCTTCGTGTTCACCTGGCTGCGGCGACGCAGCGGCAGCCTGATCGCGCCGATCGCCCTGCACTGGTCGCTCAACGGGGTCGGCGCGCTGGCAGCCGCCCTGGTCTGGCACCTGTCGACCTAG